TGGAATAACAGGTCCCAGGCCCATGAGTTCAATTATTTTTTCTCCCGGAATTACTACGGATTCATAGCTGGTAACCTTTTGGAATCTCTTGATACGGATGCGCGGTTTAGTCGCAGCATGGAGGGACCACATCATGTGGTAATGCTGAACACCTTATCTTCTCAAAATACCTGGTTTTATAGTGGCTCCAAATTAGTTTTTAATGCTGGTTTACAGTCTAATCTGCGGCAAGAGCAGGAAGGGGGAAATAAAATTTCTCTCAACATGCACCTGTTCACGGTGCCTTATAATATTCATTGGGAAAAACAGCTGACTGAAAAAACCGATTTAATACTCGCGAGTGACGGCATGGTTCAAACTAACCGTAACCTTGGATCACGTGTAATAATCCCCGATGCCAATACGGTAGAAGGTGGTATATCTGTTTTTTTAAAGAGAGAATCAGGCAGGTTTATTCTCGAAGGTGGTATTGGCGGGTTGGTCCGAAATGTTAAGACATTAACAACAAAGAATTTTAACGCTCCCGATGACGGCATCAGCCGTCCATCGGGAGATTCTTTATTTCCTTTTACTTCCACACTCCCGTCCGGCAATGCTTCAGTTGGAATGGTGGCATCACTGATTAAAGGTTTTCACCTTAAGATCAATGTCGGAACGGGTGTGCGGTCGCCTAATCTCGCCGAGCTGTCATCGAATGGCCTGCATGAAGCTACCATTCGCTGGGAAATAGGTGATCGTGATTTAAAAGATGAACAAAATATCAACCTTGAAACCTCTTTGCAATATGATCTTTCCTGGCTATCAATAACTGCCACGGCCTATTACGATCGCTTTTTTAATTACATCTATCTTCAAAAATCTGCCCAGCAATTTGTTGGATTCGATATCTACAATTATGTTCAAAAAGACGCTTATCTACGGGGAGGAGAGGCCACTCTTGACTTTCGCGTTCCAGGTTTGGAATGGTTGGACTGGAATGCAACGTATGCAACTTATTACGGTGTTTTAGTCAATGATAATGGCCACCTCCCTTTTATTCCTGCAGATAAATTTACTGCCAATTTAGCAATAGATTTCAAGGATGGAAAAAGAATTACCCAGTTGAATCTCAGCTTCGGCGGAGATTTTGTAATGGCTCAACGCAACCCTGGGCAATTTGAAACCGATACACCCAGTTATCAGCTTCTCAATATATCCTTGTCGGGAACGATTTACCTTGGAAACCAGGCATGCAATTTTAGCTTAACAGGCACTAATATTTTTAATGATGCATATGCCGATGCTCTTTCAAGATTAAAAGATTTTGGAATTAACAACATCGGCCGGGATGTCAATTTAAGTTTAAATTTTCCTTTTACATTTTAACCACAACTAATAAATCCATGAAAAATCAAATAAAGATTTTAACCTTAGTATTATCCATCTCATTGTTTTTTGTTTCAGTCGTATTTTTTTCCTGTAACAAAAATTCGGATCCGCGCCAGCCACCTGATATGAGCTTGCAAACAGGGGCTGGATATACTTTTACAGATGCTACCGTAGCATTGGGTGATACTTTGAAAGTTGGTGTTGTAGTTATAAAAACAGAGGATCCTTTAAATACGTTTAATGTATCTTATGTTTATGATGCCGGTTCTTCATCCACTACAGTTTTAAACCAAACCCTGACCGGAAGTGAACAGAATAATGGTTTCAGCCGCGACATTACCATTGCAACCCGCAACCAGGCAGGAGTTGAAAAATACACCTTTACTGTAGTAGACCGTGATGGTAATATTGCGTCAAAGTCACTCACGATTACAGTACAATAATTAACCGTAATAAGGGGGTACCTTAATTTTTATTGCATCATTAATCACTTCTTTCCAATCTTTAATCTCATAATCATTCATTGATTTTCCATACCCGATTCTTTCGAGTGCTTGTACGTTCCACTCCTGTTCAAAATGACTGGTCAGGCAAAGCATATATACTCCTTTTCCAAGGCCATGATAAATAGTTCCGTTACCTCCATGGCAAATCATAACATCAGCGATTGTCAATACCTCATCTATATTAATAAAATCATAAGAAATAATGTGAGTACCATTTAATATTCTATTCTTATCTCCGGCAGTTATGATTGTGTAACCTGCATAATCCCGGTGGTTCATGAAACTTAAAAAGTTCCAATTTCCTGTACTCCCCATAGTTATAAAAATCACTGGACGGAGAACAGAAAAATTACCAAAGCTTAGAAGCGAATGATCTGTATTGGAATAGATAAGCGGTGGGATATAGTTATAATCAGATGGCAGATTTTTTTGGGGGAACAAATTGGGAAGGTCGCAGATCAGGTTTTCATCTCATTCCATTTCTTCAAGGTAATCATGGGTTCTCTTTAAACCGTATTTTTTTCTAAGTGTCCGAAATGGACGATGGACTTTTCGGAAAGAAATTTTTTCAGCAAAATCAATTATTTTATTAAAAATGTTTTCAGGAACTAATTAGAATATTTATAAGCCCTATGTGTTCGTGAAAGCCTCCTTTAAGAAATAATTTCCTGTAATAATAATATGCAAGATAAACACCTCTTCTCGAGCTTACAGGCAGTTGTTTAAGTCCAGTAAGGGCCTCCTGGAAATCTGATTCAATTTCTGCTTGTATTTTTCCCTTTTCCAAAGCAGAAAAGCAACGAAAATTGATGTCAGGGAAATAAGTTCTTCCAAGAAGATAGTAATCTGAATTCAAATCTCTTAAAAAATTTACTTTCTGAAATGCAGCTCCCAGTTTCATCGCGGATGGCTTTAGCCTTTCATATAGTTCTATATTATTTTCTGTAAAGACACGCAGGCACATTAATCCTACCGATTCGGCAGATCCAAATATGTACTGATTGTACGTATCCATATTGTGTTCATTGCGATACAAATCCATTTCCATGCTTTTTAGGAAATCATCTATCAGCTCCCATTCAATATTAAACCGATGCACTGCTTCCTGAAAGCTGTTTAAAATAGGGTTCAGGCTGATTTTGAATTCCAAAGCTTCAATGGTATCTCTCCTGAACTTCTGAAGCAGGTAGTGTTTATTATAATTATGAAAGCTATCCACAATTTCATCTGCTAAACGCACAAAACCATAAATGCCATAGATCGACTTATGAAATTTTCTATGGAGAAAAGAAATGCCGAGCGAAAAACTGGTGCTGTAAGATCGTGTGGTTATTCTGCTGCAGGCTCCTGAAACGGTATCAAAGATTTCCTTCATGGTTACTGATTTAAATATTTTAATAATTGGTTTGCAGCAATCTCGCCTGAAATAATAGCTGGTGGAACACCGGGTCCGGGCACCGTGAGTTGTCCTGCAAAAAATAGGTTGTCCACTTTCTTGCTTTTCATTTTTGGTTTAAATATGGCAGTTTGGTAAAGCGTGTTGGCGAGACCATATGCATTGCCTTTATATGCATGGTAGTCAGCAGCAAAGTCTGAAATGCAATAGCTTCTTTTTTCTATAATATGGTTCCGGATCTCATTTCCAGTAAAGTTTTCTATTCTTTCTATCAATAGATTGAAGTAATATTCTCTTTTATCCGGTGAATCCTTTAACCCGCTTGCAATTGGCATAAGCACAAATAGATTTTCACATCCATCAGGGGCTACAGCCGGATCTGTTTTAGAAGGGGCGCATACATAGAACAGAGGTTTTTCAGGCCATTTTTTAGCTACATGGATATCATTAGCATGCTTATCAATATCCTCATCAAAAAATAAATTATGATGGTTTAAGTGATCAATTTTTTTATTGATACCCAGAAAAAATAGAAGCGCGGATGGTGCTAATTTTCTCTTTTCCCAATATCTATTTGAATACGACCTTTCAGACTCCGCAAGAAGATCATTTTCCACGTGATGGCAATCGGCAGCGCCTATTACACCATCTGTTTTCAATTTACCATGCCTGCTTTCAACCTCAACAATTTTACCTGAACTTATATTAAAGCATTCTACTTCATTATCTAAGAGCAAAGTCACACCTTGCTCTTCAGCAATTGTTTTAAAGGCTTTGACAACCTTACCAAAGCCCCCCATTGGATACAACGTTCCCTGCTTTAGTCCCGCATAATTCATTAGTGAATACAATGCAGGAGTACTTTCCGGCATGGCTCCTAAGAAAAGTATCGGAAATTCTATAAGTGCCAACAACCGCGGATTCTTAAAGAAGGCGCGGACATGTTTTTTGAAGGAAGAAAATAACTGTAGCCGAAATATTTCCTTTAAAACATCGAAGGTTATGTACTCCCTTATCGTTAAACCCGGATTAAATACAAGACTCCCCATACTTAGGCTGTATTTATGTTCGGCTTCCTTCATAAACGTTCTGAGCTTTTCTGCACTGCCCTCTTCAATCGATTCGAACAGGGAACACAGCTCCTGGAAGTTTGCCGGGATATCGATAGCATCATCTTTTCCAAAAATTATGGTAAATCCGGGGTCAAGCTTTATTAACTTATAGAAATCGGAAGCAGTATGGCCAAAGCAATTATAAAAACGTTCAAAAACATCAGGCATCCAGTACCAGCTTGGTCCCATATCGAATATAAACCCGTTGTTCTCATAAGTTCTGGCCCTGCCGCCGCATTGAATATTCTTTTCGTACAAGGTTACCTTATGACCGTGAGCTGCCAGGTAAGAAGAAGCACTAAGACCGGAAAATCCTGATCCTATAACAGCCAAATCTAAACTTTTGT
Above is a genomic segment from Chitinophagales bacterium containing:
- a CDS encoding TonB-dependent receptor translates to MYPEKSGLYLVTLIMLLAFVSHCSILQGQNILSGTITDLDSQEPVRDVSIFIPELNLTTSSDSNGNYKLSSIPSGEITIRFAKIDYHSVILTVNIKQDQSLNVSMSVSPVEAQEIVVTGIRQSSAEETSLQVTSVSQIQMRQTGSFSISDALAKMPGISQLTTGAGISKPVVRGLFGNRVLILLSGLRFDNQQWQDEHGLGLSDVGVDRAEVIKGPVSLLYGSDAVGGVINVIEEKAAEENSKTGDVSARLFSNTLGGETDFGFKGNNSKMHWRIRGGAESHADYKAGNEVRIVNSRFNTFTGKASLGWNNRSQAHEFNYFFSRNYYGFIAGNLLESLDTDARFSRSMEGPHHVVMLNTLSSQNTWFYSGSKLVFNAGLQSNLRQEQEGGNKISLNMHLFTVPYNIHWEKQLTEKTDLILASDGMVQTNRNLGSRVIIPDANTVEGGISVFLKRESGRFILEGGIGGLVRNVKTLTTKNFNAPDDGISRPSGDSLFPFTSTLPSGNASVGMVASLIKGFHLKINVGTGVRSPNLAELSSNGLHEATIRWEIGDRDLKDEQNINLETSLQYDLSWLSITATAYYDRFFNYIYLQKSAQQFVGFDIYNYVQKDAYLRGGEATLDFRVPGLEWLDWNATYATYYGVLVNDNGHLPFIPADKFTANLAIDFKDGKRITQLNLSFGGDFVMAQRNPGQFETDTPSYQLLNISLSGTIYLGNQACNFSLTGTNIFNDAYADALSRLKDFGINNIGRDVNLSLNFPFTF
- a CDS encoding squalene/phytoene synthase family protein, with product MKEIFDTVSGACSRITTRSYSTSFSLGISFLHRKFHKSIYGIYGFVRLADEIVDSFHNYNKHYLLQKFRRDTIEALEFKISLNPILNSFQEAVHRFNIEWELIDDFLKSMEMDLYRNEHNMDTYNQYIFGSAESVGLMCLRVFTENNIELYERLKPSAMKLGAAFQKVNFLRDLNSDYYLLGRTYFPDINFRCFSALEKGKIQAEIESDFQEALTGLKQLPVSSRRGVYLAYYYYRKLFLKGGFHEHIGLINILISS
- the crtI gene encoding phytoene desaturase, giving the protein MFNKTNKILNKSLDLAVIGSGFSGLSASSYLAAHGHKVTLYEKNIQCGGRARTYENNGFIFDMGPSWYWMPDVFERFYNCFGHTASDFYKLIKLDPGFTIIFGKDDAIDIPANFQELCSLFESIEEGSAEKLRTFMKEAEHKYSLSMGSLVFNPGLTIREYITFDVLKEIFRLQLFSSFKKHVRAFFKNPRLLALIEFPILFLGAMPESTPALYSLMNYAGLKQGTLYPMGGFGKVVKAFKTIAEEQGVTLLLDNEVECFNISSGKIVEVESRHGKLKTDGVIGAADCHHVENDLLAESERSYSNRYWEKRKLAPSALLFFLGINKKIDHLNHHNLFFDEDIDKHANDIHVAKKWPEKPLFYVCAPSKTDPAVAPDGCENLFVLMPIASGLKDSPDKREYYFNLLIERIENFTGNEIRNHIIEKRSYCISDFAADYHAYKGNAYGLANTLYQTAIFKPKMKSKKVDNLFFAGQLTVPGPGVPPAIISGEIAANQLLKYLNQ